One Thalassotalea sediminis DNA segment encodes these proteins:
- the rplV gene encoding 50S ribosomal protein L22 → MEAIAKHKFARGSAQKARLVVDQIRGLHVEKALEILEYSNKGAAVLVKKVLNSAIANAEHNEGADIDDLFVKTIMVDDGPTMKRIKPRAKGRADRILKRTSHITVIVADS, encoded by the coding sequence ATGGAAGCTATTGCTAAACATAAATTTGCCCGTGGTTCTGCTCAAAAAGCACGTTTAGTTGTGGATCAAATCCGCGGCTTACACGTTGAGAAAGCTTTGGAAATCTTAGAATACAGCAACAAAGGCGCTGCTGTATTAGTGAAGAAAGTACTTAACTCAGCGATTGCTAACGCAGAGCATAACGAAGGTGCAGACATTGATGATTTATTCGTTAAAACCATTATGGTTGACGATGGTCCTACAATGAAGCGTATTAAGCCTCGTGCGAAAGGTCGCGCGGATCGTATCCTTAAGCGTACAAGTCACATTACTGTGATTGTTGCTGATAGCTAG
- the rpsC gene encoding 30S ribosomal protein S3: MGQKVHPNGIRLGITKPFASTWFASSKEFADNLHGDHLVRAYLSEKLKRASLSKIVIERPAKSIRVTIHTARPGVVIGKKGEDVEKLRVKVSKIAGVPAQINIAEVRKPEMDSQLVADSIASQLERRVMFRRAMKRAVQNAMRLGAKGIKVEVSGRLGGADIARSEWYREGRVPLHTLRADIDYSIARADTTYGVIGIKVWIFKGEVIGGMPAQVEAPAKPKKRNNRKSK, from the coding sequence ATGGGTCAAAAAGTCCATCCAAATGGTATTCGCTTAGGTATCACTAAACCTTTCGCGTCTACTTGGTTTGCAAGTAGCAAAGAGTTTGCAGATAACTTACACGGCGATCATTTAGTTCGTGCATATTTATCTGAAAAGCTTAAGCGTGCATCATTATCAAAAATCGTAATTGAGCGTCCTGCTAAATCAATCCGCGTAACAATTCACACGGCTCGTCCTGGTGTTGTTATCGGTAAGAAAGGCGAAGACGTAGAAAAATTACGTGTAAAAGTATCTAAAATCGCTGGTGTGCCTGCGCAAATTAACATTGCGGAAGTACGTAAGCCAGAAATGGATTCACAATTAGTTGCTGACAGCATCGCGAGCCAATTAGAGCGTCGTGTTATGTTCCGTCGTGCGATGAAGCGTGCTGTTCAAAACGCTATGCGTTTAGGTGCTAAGGGTATCAAAGTAGAAGTTAGCGGTCGTTTAGGCGGCGCAGATATTGCTCGTTCTGAGTGGTATCGTGAAGGTCGTGTACCTCTTCACACTTTACGTGCAGATATTGATTATTCAATTGCACGTGCTGACACTACTTATGGTGTAATCGGTATTAAAGTTTGGATCTTTAAAGGTGAAGTAATTGGTGGCATGCCTGCACAGGTAGAAGCACCAGCTAAACCTAAGAAAAGAAACAACCGCAAGAGCAAGTAG
- the rplP gene encoding 50S ribosomal protein L16: MLQPKRTKFRKQFKLRNRGLANTGSTVSFGTYGLKSVERGRMTARQIEAARRAMTRHVKRQGKIWIRVFPDKPITKKPLEVRMGKGKGSVEYWVCQILPGRVLYEMEGVSEELAREAFALAAAKLPFKTTFVTRTVM, from the coding sequence ATGTTACAACCAAAACGTACTAAATTCCGTAAGCAATTTAAATTGCGTAACCGTGGCCTTGCAAACACTGGTAGCACTGTAAGCTTCGGTACTTACGGTCTTAAATCTGTTGAGCGTGGTCGTATGACTGCTCGTCAGATTGAAGCGGCTCGTCGTGCAATGACACGTCACGTTAAGCGTCAAGGTAAAATTTGGATCCGTGTTTTCCCGGACAAACCAATTACTAAGAAACCTCTTGAGGTTCGTATGGGTAAAGGTAAAGGTTCTGTGGAATATTGGGTATGTCAAATTCTACCAGGTCGTGTTCTTTATGAAATGGAAGGTGTATCAGAAGAGTTAGCGCGTGAAGCATTTGCTTTAGCAGCAGCTAAACTTCCGTTCAAAACAACCTTCGTAACTAGAACGGTGATGTAA
- the rpmC gene encoding 50S ribosomal protein L29, giving the protein MKASELKDKSIEELNAELLELMREQFNYRMQASTGQLAQTHLLKTVRRNIARVKTIITEKAGK; this is encoded by the coding sequence ATGAAAGCTAGCGAATTAAAAGACAAAAGCATTGAAGAGTTAAATGCTGAATTACTTGAGCTTATGCGCGAACAGTTTAACTATCGCATGCAAGCAAGCACAGGTCAGTTAGCGCAAACTCACTTGCTAAAAACGGTACGTCGCAATATTGCACGTGTTAAGACTATCATAACTGAGAAGGCTGGTAAGTAA
- the rpsQ gene encoding 30S ribosomal protein S17 has translation MSDKIRTLQGRVISDKMDKSITVLIERRVKHPIYGKFISRSTKLKAHDEANVCNTGDLVTIRECAPISKTKSWTLVDVVEKA, from the coding sequence ATGAGCGATAAAATTCGTACACTACAAGGTCGCGTAATCAGTGACAAAATGGATAAGTCTATCACTGTCCTGATCGAGCGTCGTGTTAAGCACCCTATCTACGGTAAGTTCATTTCGCGTTCAACTAAGTTGAAAGCGCACGATGAAGCTAACGTATGTAATACAGGTGATTTAGTTACTATTCGTGAATGTGCTCCTATTTCTAAGACTAAGTCTTGGACTTTAGTAGACGTAGTTGAAAAAGCGTAA
- a CDS encoding glycosyltransferase family 2 protein — MYTGLISVIFTTYNSVKWLNKVLTGFHCQTDRNFEVIVADDGSTIDTRNAINCFSEKTQLPISHVWQKDNGFQKCKIMNKALKVAKGDYVIFTDGDCIPRNDFVSVHRKYAEPGYFLSGGYFKLPLKTSNTICVQDIISGKAFSPEWLLNNGLKKTHKLAKLKATKATAKILNAITPTRRTWNGHNASGWKSDIESVNGFDERMQYGGQDCELGYRLKHKGIKAKQIRYSAICVHLDHPRGYVTKEMLANSRLIKDTTLSQKLTFTEFGLEKEYQ; from the coding sequence ATGTATACAGGCCTCATAAGTGTCATTTTTACCACATATAACTCTGTTAAATGGTTAAATAAAGTATTAACAGGATTTCACTGTCAAACCGATAGAAACTTTGAAGTAATAGTCGCAGATGATGGTTCTACCATTGATACGAGAAACGCCATTAATTGTTTTAGTGAAAAAACCCAGCTCCCTATTTCACATGTTTGGCAAAAGGATAACGGATTTCAAAAATGTAAAATAATGAACAAAGCCTTAAAAGTAGCTAAAGGTGATTATGTTATTTTTACTGATGGTGATTGTATTCCAAGAAATGATTTCGTTTCGGTTCATCGTAAATATGCAGAGCCGGGTTATTTTCTTTCGGGCGGCTATTTTAAATTGCCGCTAAAAACGAGTAACACCATTTGTGTGCAAGATATCATTTCAGGTAAAGCGTTTTCTCCAGAGTGGCTTTTAAACAATGGTTTAAAGAAAACGCACAAACTGGCTAAATTGAAAGCAACAAAAGCTACTGCAAAGATTTTGAATGCAATAACGCCTACGCGACGAACTTGGAACGGGCATAACGCTTCAGGTTGGAAGTCAGATATTGAGAGCGTAAATGGCTTCGACGAAAGAATGCAATATGGTGGTCAAGACTGTGAGCTCGGTTATCGATTGAAACACAAAGGTATCAAAGCAAAACAAATTAGGTATAGTGCAATTTGCGTTCACTTAGATCATCCACGCGGATATGTTACCAAAGAAATGTTAGCAAATAGCCGCTTGATCAAAGACACCACGCTGAGTCAAAAATTAACCTTTACCGAGTTTGGTTTAGAAAAAGAATATCAGTAG
- the rplN gene encoding 50S ribosomal protein L14: MIQMQTQLDVADNSGARRVQCIKVLGGSHRRYARIGDVIKVAVKEAIPRGKVKKGDVLNAVVVRTKKGVRRQDGSAIRFDGNAAVMLNANLQPIGTRIFGPVTRELRTEKFMKIVSLAPEVL, translated from the coding sequence ATGATCCAAATGCAAACACAGCTAGACGTTGCTGATAACAGTGGCGCTCGACGCGTGCAATGTATTAAGGTCCTTGGTGGCTCGCACCGTCGCTATGCACGCATAGGTGACGTCATCAAAGTAGCAGTGAAGGAAGCAATTCCTCGCGGTAAAGTGAAAAAAGGTGATGTACTGAATGCGGTAGTGGTGCGCACTAAAAAGGGCGTTCGTCGCCAGGATGGCTCAGCCATTCGCTTTGACGGCAACGCGGCTGTAATGCTTAATGCAAACTTACAGCCAATTGGTACTCGTATTTTCGGGCCGGTAACACGTGAATTAAGAACTGAAAAGTTCATGAAAATCGTGTCACTTGCACCAGAAGTACTATAA
- the rplX gene encoding 50S ribosomal protein L24, with protein MANKIRRDDEVIVLAGKDKGKTGKVTKVLVEDSKVFVEGVNLVKKHQKPVPQLQQAGGIVEKEAPIHVSNVAIVNPATGKADRVGFRIEDGKKVRFFKSNNELV; from the coding sequence ATGGCAAATAAGATTCGTCGTGATGATGAAGTAATCGTACTTGCAGGTAAAGACAAGGGCAAAACTGGTAAAGTTACTAAAGTTCTTGTTGAAGACAGCAAAGTATTTGTAGAAGGTGTTAACTTAGTTAAGAAGCATCAGAAGCCTGTACCTCAGTTACAGCAAGCTGGTGGCATCGTAGAAAAAGAAGCACCTATTCACGTATCTAATGTTGCGATCGTAAACCCTGCTACAGGCAAGGCAGATCGTGTTGGTTTTAGAATTGAAGACGGCAAAAAAGTTCGTTTCTTCAAATCTAATAACGAATTAGTTTAA
- the rplE gene encoding 50S ribosomal protein L5 — MAKLHDFYKDTVVAELQKKFDYKSVMQVPRIEKITLNMGVGEAIADKKVLEAATNDLTAISGQKPLITKARKSVAGFKIREGYPIGAKVTLRGERMWEFLERLISISVPRIRDFRGLNPKSFDGRGNYSMGVKEQIIFPEIDYDKIDKIRGMDITITTTAQSNEEGHALLTAFNFPFKK; from the coding sequence ATGGCGAAACTGCATGATTTTTACAAAGATACAGTTGTAGCTGAACTTCAAAAGAAGTTTGATTACAAAAGTGTCATGCAAGTCCCTCGGATTGAAAAGATCACCCTAAACATGGGTGTTGGTGAAGCAATTGCCGATAAAAAGGTTTTAGAAGCTGCCACAAATGATCTTACTGCAATCTCAGGTCAAAAGCCTCTGATCACTAAAGCACGCAAATCAGTTGCTGGCTTTAAGATCCGTGAAGGCTATCCTATTGGCGCAAAAGTAACTTTACGCGGCGAAAGAATGTGGGAATTTTTAGAGCGCTTAATCTCTATCTCAGTTCCTCGTATCCGTGATTTCCGTGGCTTGAACCCTAAATCGTTCGATGGTCGTGGTAATTATAGCATGGGCGTGAAAGAGCAAATCATCTTCCCAGAAATCGATTATGATAAAATCGATAAGATTCGTGGTATGGATATTACTATCACTACTACTGCGCAATCTAACGAAGAAGGTCATGCTTTGCTGACTGCCTTTAACTTTCCGTTCAAGAAATAA
- the rpsN gene encoding 30S ribosomal protein S14, translating into MAKSSMKAREAKRTKLVAKYAEKRRALKEIISSVNSSEEERWDAVLKLQTLPRDSSSARQRNRCNVTGRPHGYLRKFGLSRIQLREHMMRGEVPGLKKASW; encoded by the coding sequence ATGGCTAAATCGTCAATGAAAGCTCGTGAAGCAAAACGCACTAAACTAGTTGCAAAGTACGCTGAAAAGCGTCGTGCTTTAAAAGAAATCATCTCAAGTGTTAATTCTTCTGAAGAAGAGCGCTGGGATGCCGTTTTAAAACTTCAAACTTTACCACGTGACTCAAGTTCTGCACGTCAACGTAATCGTTGTAACGTAACGGGTCGCCCACATGGTTACTTACGTAAGTTCGGCCTTAGCCGTATTCAATTACGTGAGCACATGATGCGCGGTGAAGTTCCTGGTCTTAAGAAAGCTAGTTGGTAA
- the rpsH gene encoding 30S ribosomal protein S8, giving the protein MMTDPIADMFTRIRNGQSAEKTAVVMPSSKLKVAIANLLKEEGFISDFSVSGDVKPDLTVELKYFEGKEVIETIKRVSRPGLRVYKGAQELPKVLAGMGIAIVSTSKGLMADRDARKAGLGGEIIGIVA; this is encoded by the coding sequence ATGATGACTGATCCTATCGCGGACATGTTTACACGCATCCGCAACGGTCAATCTGCAGAAAAGACTGCAGTAGTAATGCCATCTTCTAAGCTAAAAGTTGCTATTGCTAACTTGCTTAAAGAAGAAGGTTTTATTTCAGATTTCTCAGTATCAGGTGATGTAAAGCCAGATTTAACTGTTGAGTTGAAATATTTTGAAGGTAAAGAAGTAATCGAAACAATTAAACGTGTTTCTCGTCCTGGTTTACGTGTATATAAGGGTGCTCAAGAGCTTCCTAAAGTACTTGCAGGTATGGGTATCGCAATCGTTTCTACTTCTAAAGGTTTGATGGCTGATCGCGACGCTCGCAAAGCGGGTCTAGGCGGTGAAATCATCGGTATCGTAGCGTAA
- the rplF gene encoding 50S ribosomal protein L6, producing MSRVAKAPVEVPAGVTVTLSGQDITVKGPVGELTATVHSLVKVSQEENSINTEVTEDSKAAWMQAGTARANINNMVVGASKGFEKKLILNGVGYRAKAAGKVLNLSLGFSHPVDHAIPEGVTCETPSQTEVVLKSANKQLVGQVAANIRAYRKPEPYKGKGIRYSDEYVRRKEAKKK from the coding sequence ATGTCTCGTGTTGCAAAAGCACCTGTCGAAGTTCCTGCTGGCGTTACCGTAACGTTATCAGGCCAAGACATCACAGTTAAAGGTCCAGTTGGCGAACTAACTGCTACTGTTCACAGTCTTGTTAAAGTTTCTCAAGAAGAAAACTCTATCAACACTGAAGTAACAGAAGATAGCAAAGCTGCTTGGATGCAAGCCGGTACTGCTCGTGCAAACATCAACAACATGGTTGTTGGCGCTAGCAAAGGTTTTGAGAAGAAATTAATTCTTAACGGTGTTGGTTACCGTGCAAAAGCTGCTGGTAAAGTGTTAAACCTTTCTTTAGGTTTTTCTCACCCAGTAGATCATGCAATCCCTGAAGGGGTTACATGTGAAACTCCTAGCCAGACTGAAGTTGTACTTAAAAGTGCTAACAAACAGTTGGTTGGTCAAGTTGCTGCGAACATTCGTGCATACCGTAAGCCTGAGCCTTATAAAGGTAAAGGTATTCGTTATAGCGACGAATATGTACGCCGTAAAGAAGCTAAGAAGAAGTAG
- the rplR gene encoding 50S ribosomal protein L18 gives MDKKTSRLRRAKRARAKISELGANRLVVHRTPRHIYAQLIAPTGSEVLASASTLDKEVKAQVEKTGNIAAAEAVGKAIAERAKAKGVESVAFDRSGFRYHGRVKALAEAAREAGLQF, from the coding sequence ATGGATAAGAAAACATCTCGTTTACGCCGTGCAAAACGTGCACGTGCAAAAATCAGCGAGTTGGGTGCGAATCGTTTAGTCGTTCACCGTACTCCTCGCCATATTTACGCGCAACTTATCGCTCCAACTGGTTCTGAAGTTTTAGCATCAGCTTCAACTTTAGATAAAGAAGTGAAAGCACAAGTTGAAAAAACAGGTAACATTGCTGCAGCAGAAGCTGTTGGCAAAGCAATCGCAGAACGTGCAAAAGCTAAAGGCGTAGAGTCAGTAGCATTTGATCGTTCAGGTTTCCGTTACCACGGTCGCGTGAAAGCGTTAGCTGAAGCAGCTCGTGAAGCTGGCCTTCAGTTCTAG
- the rpsE gene encoding 30S ribosomal protein S5, with product MANVENTQQSDLAEKLIAVNRVSKVVKGGRIFSFTALTVVGDGNGRVGFGYGKAREVPAAIQKAMEKARRNLVTIDLKGTTLQHPIKGRHSGSKVYMQPASEGTGIIAGGAMRAVLEVAGVQNVLSKAYGSTNPINVVRATVSALANMKSPASVAAKRGKSVEEILG from the coding sequence ATGGCTAATGTAGAAAACACACAACAAAGTGATTTAGCTGAAAAATTGATTGCTGTTAACCGCGTTTCAAAAGTGGTTAAAGGTGGTCGTATATTCAGTTTCACAGCACTAACAGTAGTTGGTGATGGTAATGGCCGCGTTGGTTTTGGTTACGGTAAAGCACGTGAAGTGCCTGCTGCAATCCAAAAAGCAATGGAAAAGGCTCGTCGTAACTTAGTAACGATTGACTTGAAGGGTACTACTCTTCAACACCCTATCAAGGGTCGTCATTCAGGTTCTAAGGTTTACATGCAACCTGCGTCTGAAGGTACAGGTATCATCGCCGGTGGCGCGATGCGTGCAGTACTAGAAGTTGCAGGCGTACAGAACGTATTGTCTAAAGCATACGGTTCTACTAACCCAATCAACGTAGTACGTGCTACTGTTTCAGCGCTAGCGAATATGAAATCGCCAGCATCTGTTGCAGCTAAGCGTGGTAAGAGCGTTGAAGAGATCTTGGGGTAA
- the rpmD gene encoding 50S ribosomal protein L30, with amino-acid sequence MAKTVKVTQVKSSIGRLPKHRATLKGLGLRRINHTVELEDTPSVRGMINQVHYMIKVED; translated from the coding sequence ATGGCTAAAACAGTTAAAGTAACTCAAGTAAAAAGTTCTATCGGTCGTTTACCGAAGCATAGAGCTACATTAAAAGGTCTTGGTTTACGTCGTATCAATCATACAGTTGAGTTAGAAGATACTCCTTCTGTACGTGGTATGATCAATCAAGTACATTATATGATTAAGGTGGAGGATTAA
- the rplO gene encoding 50S ribosomal protein L15, with product MHLNTLSPAPGAKSAKKRVGRGIGSGLGKTAGRGHKGQKSRSGGGVRPGFEGGQMPLKQRLPKFGFTSRKALVHAEVRLHELNNVDAEVVDIYALKNANLITRNIETVKIMLSGEITKPVTIRGLGVTKGARAAIEAAGGKIEE from the coding sequence ATGCATTTAAATACTTTATCTCCTGCACCAGGCGCTAAGTCAGCCAAGAAACGCGTTGGTCGTGGTATTGGTTCAGGCTTAGGTAAAACAGCTGGTCGCGGTCACAAAGGTCAGAAGTCACGTTCTGGCGGTGGTGTACGTCCAGGTTTTGAAGGTGGTCAAATGCCTTTGAAACAACGTTTACCAAAGTTTGGTTTTACATCTCGCAAAGCATTAGTACATGCAGAAGTTCGTTTACACGAATTGAACAACGTTGATGCTGAAGTTGTAGATATTTATGCGCTTAAAAATGCAAACTTAATCACACGTAATATTGAAACAGTTAAGATTATGCTTTCGGGTGAAATCACAAAACCTGTAACAATTCGTGGTTTAGGTGTTACTAAAGGTGCTCGTGCAGCTATTGAAGCTGCTGGTGGCAAGATCGAGGAATAA
- the secY gene encoding preprotein translocase subunit SecY — translation MATPGMDNKGSGGLSELKQRLWFVLLALIVFRLGSFVPIPGIDAAVLAQLFEQQKGTIVEMFNMFSGGALERASVLALGIMPYISASIIMQLLTVIHPTMAELKKEGEAGRRKISQYTRYGTLVLATVQSIAIAKSLPGMMPGLVMDAGFGFYFTAVVSLVTGTMFLMWLGEQITERGIGNGISILIFAGIVAGMPSAVGQTAEMARQGEINILVLLLIAVIVFAVTFFVVFVERGQRRIVVNYAKRQQGRKVFAAQSTHLPLKVNMAGVIPPIFASSILLFPGSIASWFGQGEGMIADVLQELSIAISPGQPLYVMLLATAIIFFCFFYTALVFNPRETADNLKKSGAFIPGIRPGEQTSKYIDKVMTRLTLTGALYITFICLVPEFMMIAWDVQFYFGGTSLLIIVVVIMDFMAQVQTHLMSHQYDNVLKKANLKGYGR, via the coding sequence ATGGCTACACCAGGAATGGATAACAAAGGCTCAGGCGGTTTGTCTGAACTGAAACAAAGATTATGGTTCGTATTATTAGCACTTATTGTGTTTAGACTAGGATCATTTGTGCCAATCCCTGGTATTGACGCCGCTGTATTAGCTCAGTTGTTTGAACAACAAAAGGGCACCATCGTAGAGATGTTTAACATGTTCTCTGGTGGTGCACTTGAGCGTGCCTCTGTATTGGCTCTAGGAATTATGCCTTATATTTCTGCTTCGATTATTATGCAGTTGTTAACGGTGATTCACCCGACAATGGCTGAACTTAAGAAAGAAGGTGAAGCAGGGCGTAGAAAAATTAGCCAATACACGCGCTACGGTACTTTAGTACTTGCAACAGTACAATCAATAGCGATAGCAAAAAGCTTACCGGGAATGATGCCTGGTTTAGTTATGGATGCAGGGTTTGGTTTTTACTTTACCGCTGTTGTATCGTTAGTCACTGGTACCATGTTTTTAATGTGGTTAGGTGAACAAATCACTGAGCGAGGAATCGGAAACGGTATCTCTATTTTGATTTTTGCTGGTATTGTTGCTGGTATGCCATCGGCTGTAGGTCAAACTGCTGAAATGGCGCGTCAAGGTGAAATTAACATTTTAGTATTATTACTAATTGCAGTAATTGTTTTTGCGGTTACATTTTTCGTTGTTTTTGTTGAACGTGGTCAACGTCGTATCGTTGTTAACTACGCAAAACGCCAACAAGGTAGAAAAGTGTTTGCTGCACAAAGTACACATTTACCACTAAAAGTGAATATGGCTGGTGTAATACCACCAATCTTTGCTTCTAGTATTTTGCTTTTCCCTGGCTCCATTGCGAGCTGGTTTGGACAAGGTGAAGGTATGATAGCGGACGTATTGCAGGAGTTATCAATTGCGATTTCTCCAGGTCAACCGCTATATGTAATGTTACTAGCTACTGCTATAATATTTTTCTGTTTCTTTTACACGGCATTGGTATTTAATCCGCGTGAAACCGCAGATAACCTGAAAAAATCTGGTGCGTTTATTCCTGGGATTCGTCCTGGTGAGCAAACGTCAAAATATATTGATAAAGTAATGACACGCTTAACCTTAACGGGTGCGCTATACATTACGTTTATCTGTTTGGTTCCTGAGTTTATGATGATCGCATGGGATGTACAGTTTTACTTCGGTGGAACATCGTTACTGATCATTGTTGTTGTTATCATGGACTTTATGGCTCAAGTACAAACGCATTTGATGTCTCATCAATATGACAATGTACTTAAGAAGGCGAATCTTAAAGGCTACGGCCGATAA
- the rpmJ gene encoding 50S ribosomal protein L36, with translation MKVRASVKKICRNCKVVKRAGVVRVICKTDPKHKQRQG, from the coding sequence ATGAAAGTTCGTGCATCCGTAAAAAAGATTTGCCGTAACTGCAAAGTTGTTAAACGTGCTGGTGTTGTTCGAGTAATTTGCAAGACCGACCCTAAGCATAAACAACGCCAAGGTTAA
- the rpsM gene encoding 30S ribosomal protein S13: protein MARIAGINIPDRKHAVIALTAIYGIGSTRAKAICAATGIAESTKISELDEAQIDLLRAEVDKFTVEGDLRREVSMNIKRLMDLGCFRGIRHRRSLPLRGQRTKTNARTRKGPRKPIKK, encoded by the coding sequence GTGGCCCGTATCGCTGGCATTAACATCCCTGATCGTAAACATGCAGTAATTGCCCTTACTGCGATTTACGGTATCGGTTCAACTCGTGCAAAAGCTATTTGTGCGGCAACTGGTATCGCAGAATCTACAAAGATCAGTGAATTAGACGAAGCACAAATCGATTTGCTTCGTGCAGAAGTGGATAAGTTTACCGTTGAAGGTGACTTACGCCGTGAAGTTTCAATGAACATCAAACGTTTGATGGACCTAGGCTGTTTCCGTGGCATTCGCCACCGTCGTAGCCTTCCTCTACGTGGTCAGCGCACTAAAACAAATGCGCGTACCCGTAAAGGTCCTCGTAAACCTATTAAGAAGTAG
- the rpsK gene encoding 30S ribosomal protein S11: MAKTPVRSRKRVKKQVADGMAHIHASFNNTIVTLTDRQGNALSWATAGGSGFRGSRKSTPFAAQVAADRAGKAAQEFGLKNIEVFVKGPGPGRESAIRALNAAGFKITNITDVTPIPHNGCRPPKKRRV, encoded by the coding sequence ATGGCTAAAACTCCAGTTCGTTCACGCAAACGCGTGAAAAAACAAGTTGCTGATGGCATGGCTCACATCCATGCATCTTTCAACAACACAATCGTAACTCTGACAGACCGTCAAGGTAATGCATTATCTTGGGCAACTGCAGGTGGTTCAGGTTTCCGTGGTTCACGTAAATCTACACCTTTTGCTGCACAAGTAGCTGCTGACCGTGCGGGTAAAGCTGCACAAGAGTTTGGGTTGAAGAATATTGAAGTGTTCGTTAAAGGTCCAGGTCCAGGTCGTGAATCTGCAATCCGTGCCTTAAATGCTGCTGGTTTTAAAATCACCAACATTACTGACGTAACACCTATTCCTCATAATGGTTGTCGTCCTCCTAAGAAACGTCGCGTTTAA